A part of Desulfobacter sp. genomic DNA contains:
- a CDS encoding DivIVA domain-containing protein, which produces MGVTPLVVKQKEFSTRFRGFDVQEVDAFLEEVARELASQDRTIEALKQEKHRLELENQGYRKREDSMKNAMIQSQKVLDQMKDNARKSAQVVIANAEVEAEKILNRAHKRLSQLHSDITELKRQRIQLEMQISSVLESHSKMLEMTKEENKAADEADASLKFIRQA; this is translated from the coding sequence ATGGGGGTTACACCGCTGGTTGTCAAACAAAAGGAGTTTTCCACCCGGTTCAGGGGGTTTGATGTACAGGAAGTGGATGCCTTCCTCGAGGAGGTGGCCCGGGAGCTTGCCTCCCAGGACCGAACCATCGAAGCCCTGAAGCAGGAAAAACACCGGCTGGAACTGGAAAACCAGGGGTATCGGAAACGGGAAGATTCCATGAAAAATGCCATGATCCAGTCCCAGAAGGTACTGGACCAGATGAAGGACAACGCCCGTAAATCAGCCCAGGTGGTCATTGCCAACGCAGAAGTGGAGGCAGAGAAAATTTTGAACCGGGCCCATAAGCGCCTATCCCAGCTCCACAGTGATATAACGGAACTCAAGCGCCAGCGGATTCAGCTTGAGATGCAGATCAGTTCGGTGTTAGAATCCCATTCCAAGATGCTTGAGATGACCAAGGAAGAAAACAAGGCGGCTGATGAAGCCGACGCCTCCCTGAAGTTTATCAGGCAGGCCTAA
- a CDS encoding YggT family protein: MLIVSNFLQAVAVVLEWGLNIYWWIVIIGAILSWVRPDPYHPAVRFLNQATEPVFYQIRKRLPVVFGGMDLSPLIVLAAILFLQTFVVNSLFQLARSVN, translated from the coding sequence ATGCTTATTGTATCCAATTTCTTACAAGCTGTTGCAGTGGTCCTGGAATGGGGGCTGAATATTTATTGGTGGATTGTCATCATTGGGGCCATCTTGTCCTGGGTCCGGCCGGATCCTTACCACCCTGCTGTCCGTTTCCTCAACCAGGCCACCGAGCCCGTTTTTTATCAGATCAGAAAACGGCTTCCCGTGGTTTTCGGCGGGATGGACCTGTCTCCTCTGATTGTGCTTGCTGCCATCCTTTTTCTTCAGACCTTTGTCGTGAACAGCCTTTTCCAGCTGGCACGGTCCGTTAATTAA